A section of the Xiphias gladius isolate SHS-SW01 ecotype Sanya breed wild chromosome 10, ASM1685928v1, whole genome shotgun sequence genome encodes:
- the znf839 gene encoding uncharacterized protein znf839 encodes MADNEDDSGSTRTITAAAPTGAAAQPPAANCTQPTNSLLSASAAQITHPGEDVSAADADQRGQPGENSQTVFGAESGQPEESLPSGSGAQLADLLQSCPEEQSILVGTEFTGLGPDLVNTTIIYVQPDGSLVEGSGLTVEEQQALLDQLTKQQIVQVSDTEAAQLLHQSQLVKTIPVQNAALDPSQLQQVINQVTKSQQQVHVQLPQQQVHVQVPQQTPKQQVHVQQVQVPQQGLKQPVQVQQGLKQQKQVQVLQQNLNTTQNNASQQLKSVAQQVAMQTSSSVQVVQKKSEPVRIQIQVPPKQEVKPGAAPQHKSVAVNLPQVKLSANGSVSSAQIIHIQPMVGQQGQQFFLQQSPGDPPIQLLLQSPAPVVGSLLPLVHKLTGQTTSTGTTSSPGQKPVASPITVQNPSAVKTTATSIVRTPPNSTAKTVSVPLIKNSANGTTTASSKSPIKPPAVIAAVPVQTTTPARPATVTTTPAAPPPVAPAAKEREREKEERKKVKKREKKAVKVQTRSGRVSRPPKYKARDYKFIKTEDLADSHQSDSDDYSDMSVEEEEGEGGRKDTHAPGASTSLTYSHKSRSHCCQTCDKAYIGPGGLNRHYKLNPTHGDPDLPGSQLGNQPGNTPRTLRDVSQSQEMTVREEEKKKEDKPAVMATNRVEGGPATAVGLRGLHHRGPGRPRGRGRGRGRGRGRGRLLAPPPKVTVGLVSRRGRRGRPPKLSVTTVTAEQQAERRRDRLQELVEQCEDEELMDIVLPRLTKVLSLWELLLAKVERGGPARTRFPDIYREYESLQVQVKQAAQDYIISPQGGATPLEVRNIEVARCLGILDEVNRMKVVPGASPSSSLTNKNVRYMENSKMLPPSKRFKMENSVPVHQNGIETHRTGETTVTPVTSGTPMTSMTPVNSLTPVNSSLKSCSVSVSPLVVPDGSKLLTTTADSASSSSGATPAKTPCTMAPPSATPMEVTPGEDQGEGPLQNDLQVEPLPAGQDQVLSTSDIAAQMKELEKALGSSGKSTADTKIVEFDSVQTPDSTQKPGSPTIKTLESSTVQTRASSQLQQSDLSQSESSTTDACETKELQEGQEIYIQTEGLTVQLAEPGTDRIVIVNGPDGTTMHIQTPEGVPLEAVQALLGIEASDGAKAPH; translated from the exons ATGGCGGACAACGAGGATGACAGCGGTTCGACCAGAACAATAACAGCCGCTGCGCCGACGGGGGCCGCGGCTCAGCCCCCCGCCGCCAACTGCACTCAGCCCACAAACAGTTTACTGTCAGCCTCGGCCGCTCAGATCACCCATCCTGGGGAGGATGTATCGGCAGCGGACGCCGACCAGCGCGGCCAGCCAGGGGAGAATTCACAGACCGTATTCGGTGCTGAGAGCGGTCAGCCCGAAGAGAGTTTACCGTCAGGGTCCGGAGCTCAGCTGGCGGACTTGTTACAGAGCTGCCCGGAAGAACAGAGCATCCTGGTGGGCACAGAGTTCACCGGTTTGGGCCCGGACCTTGTCAACACCACTATCATCTACGTGCAGCCGGACGGAAGCCTGGTCGAGGGCTCCGGGCTGACGGTCGAAGAGCAGCAGGCTCTTCTGGACCAGCTCACCAAGCAGCAGATCGTCCAGGTCTCCGACACCGAGGCCGCCCAGCTGCTGCACCAAAGCCAGTTGGTCAAAACCATCCCGGTCCAGAACGCGGCACTGGACCCGagccagctgcagcaggtcaTTAACCAGGTCACCAAGTCCCAGCAGCAGGTCCACGTCCAGCTCCCCCAGCAGCAGGTCCACGTCCAGGTCCCTCAACAGACCCCGAAGCAGCAGGTCCACGTCCAGCAGGTCCAAGTTCCCCAGCAGGGTCTGAAGCAGCCGGTCCAGGTCCAGCAGGGTCTGAAGCAGCAAAAGCAGGTCCAAGTCCTGCAGCAGAACCTAAACACCACCCAGAACAACGCCTCCCAGCAGCTGAAGAGTGTCGCCCAGCAGGTGGCCATGCAGACCAGCAGCTCTGTCCAGGTGGTCCAGAAGAAG TCGGAGCCCGTCAGGATACAGATCCAGGTTCCTCCCAAACAGGAAGTGAAGCCTGGTGCCGCCCCACAGCATAAAAGTGTAGCTGTCAATCTTCCGCAGGTGAAGCTGTCAGCCAATGGCAGCGTGAGCAGCGCTCAGATCATCCACATCCAGCCTATGGTTGGTCAGCAGGGTCAGCAGTTCTTCCTGCAGCAGAGTCCAGGGGACCCGCCcatccagctgctgctgcagagtcCCGCCCCTGTCGTTGGATCACTTCTCCCATTGGTCCACAAGCTGACAGGCCAGACGACGTCAACGGGCACCACCTCCAGTCCGGGTCAGAAACCTGTAGCATCTCCCATCACAGTCCAGAACCCCTCTGCTGTTAAGACCACGGCCACCTCCATCGTCAGGACCCCACCCAATTCCACTGCTAAAACTGTTAGCGTCCCGCTAATCAAAAATTCCGCTAATGGCACAACAACAGCTTCTAGTAAGAGTCCCATTAAACCACCTGCAGTCATTGCGGCAGTCCCAGTACAGACCACTACACCTGCTCGACCTGCAACTGTCACCACAACCCCTGCTGCTCCGCCCCCTGTAGCCCCAGCAGCGAAGGAacgagaaagagagaaagaggagcggaagaaggtgaagaagagggagaaaaaggctGTGAAGGTCCAGACCAGATCCGGTCGGGTCTCCAGACCACCAAAGTACAAAGCCAGAGACTACAAATTCATAAAAACGGAGGACCTGGCTGACAGCCACCAGTCTGACTCCGACGACTACTCCGACATgagtgtggaggaggaggagggggagggcgGGAGGAAGGATACCCATGCTCCCGGTGCATCCACCTCCCTCACCTACAGCCACAAGTCCCGGTCCCACTGCTGCCAGACCTGCGACAAGGCCTACATTGGTCCTGGAGGTCTGAACCGGCACTATAAACTTAACCCGACCCACGGAGATCCTGATCTACCTGGCAGCCAGCTGGGCAACCAGCCTGGCAACACACCACGCACACTCAGAGATGTCAGCCAATCACAGGAGATGAcagtcagagaggaggagaagaagaaggaggataAACCTGCTGTCATGGCAACAAACAGA gtGGAGGGGGGTCCAGCAACAGCTGTAGGACTCAGGGGCCTCCATCACCGGGGCCCTGGCCGGCCCCgaggacgaggaagaggaaggggcCGGGGCCGGGGCCGGGGTCGATTGCTGGCACCGCCTCCTAAG GTGACAGTGGGCCTGGTCAGTAGGCGGGGTCGACGTGGCCGACCTCCAAAGCTCAGCGTAACCACAgtaacagcagagcagcaggcagagaggagaCGAGACCGACTGCAGGAG CTGGTGGAGCAGTGTGAGGATGAGGAGCTGATGGACATCGTTCTTCCACGTTTGACCAAAGTGTTGAGTCTGTGGGAGCTGCTGCTGGCAAAG GTGGAGCGCGGTGGTCCAGCTCGGACTCGGTTTCCAGATATTTACCGGGAGTATGAGTCCCTGCAGGTTCAGGTGAAACAGGCCGCTCAGGATTACATCATCAGCCCGCAGGGCGGAGCCACGCCGCTTGAGGTCAGGAACATTGAG GTTGCCAGGTGTCTAGGGATACTGGACGAGGTGAACAGGATGAAGGTGGTTCCTGGAGCATCTCCCAGTTCCAGTCTGACCAATAAGAACGTCCGATACATGGAG AATTCCAAGATGCTGCCACCGTCAAAGCGATTCAAGATGGAGAATAGTGTTCCAGTTCACCAAAATGGCATTGAGACGCACAGGACAG GCGAGACAACAGTGACCCCCGTGACCTCTGGGACCCCAATGACCTCTATGACCCCAGTGAACTCTTTGACACCTGTGAACTCCTCTCTGAAGTCCTGCTCGGTCTCTGTGTCTCCTTTGGTGGTTCCAGATGGATCCAAACTGCTGACCACCACTGCTGACTCTGCCTCCAG CTCCTCTGGCGCCACCCCTGCTAAGACACCCTGCACCATGGCTCCACCCTCCGCCACACCTATGGAGGTGACCCCAGGTGAAGACCAGGGGGAGGGGCCTCTGCAGAATGATCTCCAGGTAGAGCCTCTGCCAGCAGGCCAGGACCAGGTCCTGAGCACCTCTGACATTGCAGCCCAGatgaaggagctggagaaagCTCTGGGTTCAAGTGGCAAGAGTACTGCAGACACGAAGATAGTTGAGTTTGACTCTGTCCAGACACCTGATTCCACCCAGAAACCTGGGTCCCCCACGATCAAGACACTTGAGTCGAGCACAGTCCAGACTCGGGCCTCTTCTCAGCTCCAGCAGAGCGACTTATCCCAGTCTGAGTCCAGCACCACAGATGCATGCGAGACCAAAGAGCTGCAAGAGGGACAGGAGATCTACATCCAGACTGAGGGGTTGACAGTCCAGCTGGCAGAGCCTGGAACAGACAGGATTGTCATTGTCAACGGGCCAGATGGGACCACTATGCACATCCAGACTCCAGAGGGGGTCCCCCTGGAGGCGGTCCAGGCCCTATTGGGCATCGAGGCGTCTGATGGAGCCAAAGCTCCTCACTAA
- the LOC120795393 gene encoding cyclin-dependent kinase 2-interacting protein, with product MEGQLGDITVTSTNRKCSAVTGTARKIKDNAADWHNLMLRWERLNEDGFNVAANIVNVRLSQSNQQQLVDESSPSSPFSPPSTLSAPSAPTDRAAELQDECCKLQDIIDKMVIVVMKMEHLMTSQRGIQDLEEFQFGPNGRKFPLFHTWNTKQFESSSGVLWEAFSQELKLKQTILQELAHTANSDLCMVYLSCWLHQPFNPPQTRLTLEALLLETGHRPL from the exons GTCAGTTAGGTGACATCACGGTGACCTCAACAAACAGGAAGTGCTCTGCTGTCACGGGAACCGCCCGAAAGATCAAAGATAATGCAGCCGACTGGCATAACCTGATGCTGAGGTGGGAAAGACTCAACGAGGACGGATTCAACGTTGCAGCAAACATCGTTAATGTGAGACT TTCTCAGAGcaatcagcagcagctggtaGACGAGTCTtcaccttcctctcctttctcacctccgTCAACTTTGTCAGCTCCGTCAGCTCCTACAGATcgagctgcagagctgcaggacGAATGCTGCAAACTTCAGGACATCATTGACAAAATG GTCATTGTGGTGATGAAGATGGAGCATCTGATGACATCACAGCGAGGTATTCAGGATCTGGAGGAATTTCAGTTTGGACCCAATGGCAGAAAGTTTCCTCTATTTCACACCTGGAACACCAAACAGTTTG AGTCGTCATCTGGTGTCCTGTGGGAAGCCTTCAGTCAGGAGCTGAAGTTGAAGCAGACAATCCTGCAGGAACTCGCCCACACTGCAAACTCTGACCTCTGCATGGTCTACCTGTCCTGCTGGCTGCACCAGCCCTTCAACCCCCCCCAGACCAGACTGACCCTGGAGGCTCTGTTGCTGGAGACTGGACACCGCCCACTGTGA